From Alteromonas australica, one genomic window encodes:
- a CDS encoding GNAT family N-acetyltransferase, protein MPCIVAVIDETIIGYPYATKWKERSAYRFSVESTIYLSNEFQRKGLGTVLYTSLLNKLKTLGINSVIGGVTLPNPASVGLHEKLGMVKVAHFSKVGFKFDQWLDVGYWQLSLNA, encoded by the coding sequence TTGCCATGTATTGTGGCAGTGATAGACGAGACGATTATTGGGTATCCGTATGCTACGAAATGGAAGGAACGAAGCGCTTATCGCTTTTCTGTAGAGTCAACAATTTACCTTTCTAATGAGTTTCAACGAAAAGGCTTAGGTACAGTGTTATACACGTCGCTCCTTAATAAGCTGAAAACTCTAGGAATAAACAGTGTCATTGGTGGCGTAACCTTGCCAAATCCAGCGAGTGTTGGCTTGCATGAAAAACTAGGTATGGTAAAAGTTGCGCATTTTTCTAAGGTAGGCTTTAAATTTGATCAGTGGTTAGATGTTGGGTACTGGCAACTGAGCCTCAACGCCTAA
- a CDS encoding acyltransferase family protein, translating to MEAFIVLSSFAIAILTAKSFIRFFPSILPPQYGRLVTLDGLRGFLAFSVFIHHFVITYYWKVDGVWRRPESDIYQNFGKVGVVLFFMITGFLFIDRLISKKKVNWFFLFKSRLFRIQPLYFFALIIVLILSLKNTNFQIGDWQSFFKDIVLWLLFYGRSINEFADSKRIIASVDWTLKYEWLFYLSLPLIQLVFKSKILTLMIFFGGVLYLFLYPLEVLGISSKFFLYFLFGGLTAYLLKTLRNDFNYDSTSVSIATLILILIITLYPRTLDLAHSILIFVLFFLITNGNSIFGILRWKSCRVLGEASYSIYLLHGIVLYVLFTEIELVDFKTASFIEYLTILPIVSIIVVIFSCLTFLTIEQPFIKLGKSGVKKKQNTVSRPTN from the coding sequence ATGGAAGCGTTTATTGTTCTTTCTAGTTTTGCCATCGCAATACTAACTGCAAAATCCTTTATTCGATTTTTTCCATCAATTCTTCCTCCTCAATATGGCCGTTTGGTAACATTAGATGGTCTAAGAGGTTTTTTGGCATTTTCCGTTTTTATTCATCATTTCGTAATCACCTATTATTGGAAAGTCGATGGGGTTTGGCGACGCCCGGAAAGTGATATTTATCAAAATTTTGGTAAAGTGGGAGTGGTACTATTTTTCATGATTACTGGTTTTTTGTTCATAGACCGACTTATTTCAAAAAAGAAAGTTAATTGGTTTTTTCTTTTTAAATCAAGATTATTTCGAATTCAGCCTTTATATTTTTTCGCTCTCATAATAGTTTTAATTTTGTCACTCAAAAACACTAACTTTCAGATTGGTGATTGGCAAAGTTTTTTTAAAGATATCGTCTTGTGGCTATTATTCTATGGCCGGTCAATTAACGAATTTGCTGATTCGAAACGAATAATTGCATCAGTAGATTGGACTTTAAAATACGAATGGCTTTTTTACCTCTCTTTACCTTTAATACAACTTGTATTTAAAAGTAAAATATTAACTCTTATGATATTTTTTGGTGGGGTGTTATATTTATTTCTCTACCCATTAGAAGTGCTAGGAATAAGCTCTAAGTTTTTTCTCTACTTTTTATTTGGGGGGCTTACAGCGTACTTACTAAAAACCCTTAGAAACGATTTTAACTATGATTCAACGTCTGTATCCATCGCGACCTTAATTCTTATTTTAATTATTACCCTATACCCCCGCACTTTAGACCTAGCACATTCCATACTAATATTTGTCTTATTTTTTCTCATTACTAACGGAAATTCAATTTTCGGTATTCTTCGGTGGAAAAGCTGCAGAGTACTTGGTGAAGCAAGTTATAGCATATATTTGCTGCATGGGATTGTTCTGTACGTGCTGTTCACTGAGATAGAGTTAGTTGACTTTAAAACAGCGTCTTTTATTGAATATTTGACAATACTTCCAATAGTATCAATTATCGTAGTTATTTTTTCTTGCTTGACATTTTTAACAATAGAACAGCCTTTCATCAAGCTGGGGAAATCAGGCGTTAAGAAAAAGCAAAATACAGTTAGTAGACCGACCAATTAA
- a CDS encoding RNA polymerase sigma factor codes for MNKPKKTLFAEAMEQHKGIVFKIVNSYCQNRDERQDLAQEILTTMWLAYDNYDNEHKFSTWMYRIALNVAISYYRKDSKRIGRASEDEECLVHIADFSQQEERSEEVMLLYRFIGQLDTLNKAIMLLYLESEPYDSIAHSLGISKTNVATRISRIKETLKKQFESQDV; via the coding sequence ATGAACAAACCTAAGAAAACGCTTTTTGCTGAAGCTATGGAGCAACATAAGGGCATTGTATTTAAAATTGTGAATTCATATTGCCAAAATCGAGATGAGCGGCAAGACCTTGCGCAAGAAATACTGACAACCATGTGGCTTGCTTATGATAACTACGACAACGAACACAAATTTTCTACCTGGATGTACCGCATTGCATTAAATGTCGCCATTTCTTACTACCGCAAAGACAGTAAGCGAATAGGCAGAGCAAGTGAAGATGAAGAATGTCTTGTTCACATTGCTGACTTCTCACAACAAGAAGAGCGAAGCGAGGAGGTGATGTTGCTATATCGATTCATAGGGCAACTGGATACGTTGAATAAAGCCATCATGCTGCTTTATTTGGAAAGTGAGCCGTATGACAGCATCGCACATAGTTTGGGAATAAGTAAAACCAATGTCGCTACACGCATTAGCCGAATTAAAGAGACATTAAAAAAACAGTTTGAATCACAGGATGTTTAA
- a CDS encoding glutaminase has product MVGAERLKSVAIYCPKRTMIAKKATLSIIRAHFILSTSPKCADEQVLNPDQNRQVNALLATSGMYDEAGSFAFKVGLPGKSGVGGGVIAVIPGRFSICVFSPALNAVGNSHLGVAALTSLSKRINWSVY; this is encoded by the coding sequence ATGGTGGGCGCTGAAAGACTAAAGTCAGTAGCGATATACTGCCCCAAAAGAACAATGATAGCGAAGAAGGCGACACTCTCAATAATTCGCGCCCACTTCATATTGTCCACTTCCCCTAAATGTGCCGACGAACAGGTACTAAACCCAGACCAAAATCGTCAAGTTAATGCGTTGTTAGCTACAAGCGGTATGTACGACGAAGCGGGGAGTTTTGCCTTTAAGGTTGGTTTACCTGGGAAAAGCGGGGTTGGCGGGGGAGTAATTGCCGTGATACCTGGTCGCTTTTCTATATGTGTTTTTTCTCCCGCGCTAAACGCGGTGGGGAACTCTCATTTAGGTGTAGCTGCGCTTACGTCATTGAGCAAGCGCATTAATTGGTCGGTCTACTAA
- a CDS encoding CocE/NonD family hydrolase — MKKISLMAAMIYLISISLNFFQNTYADTHPETTYTMPDIIASTDLSQADNIEKILSSEELKRDLRAFARSLTQSDIVKQSLFNRIALLSLRDELDHINETVTQSNLGVEFIHYQLFHQTCLALKNKTRTQPAFADETQGLQGLITHQFERLSDEEFVQMSLALGWSVPNAERYVVNVYKQLQGKGLLSQSDMMNIAVNTHLYHVLNRVIPVANKVIKQEQDRRFIIQPDVLITLENDIELSATIVRRRGQKMPNTTALQFTIYADEKAHIKTAMHAAAHGYIGMVANSRGKRSSSNAIVPWEHEGEDAAALIHWITKQQWSNKNVVMYGGSYNGFTQWATAKHMPKGLKAMAPYVAANLITGLPYENNIALTGNFQWPLYVTNNKTVDNSVYNDWQRTNAVISELYTSGRPMVDIDDIANRPSPWLQKWLAHPEDDAFYQRMVPHQEEYKAIDVPVLTITGYFEGGQISALNYLNEHYKYNDQANHTLLIGPYNHWSAQNKPRSHHGNYKLDPVALEKDTEEVVFAWFDHLLKGAKKPTLVQSKVNYQVMGANEWRFADSLRELNQHTVSFYIQKNTPNKMQTYSLGRVVPLRSQQYIEQVIDLADRSEQRNLAPRQVIGSRIDKQGGIQIETDVFEQDMELTGAITGYFDIEVNKHDVDIGFNYYEVTRNGEVIHLNNYRSRASYADDMGSRRLLTPHKKRRVPIVNARFTSKLIEKGSKLVLVLNVNKNMDAQVNLGTGKSVNHEDISQAGEPLTLKWYLSSQINLPLKPWVKSE, encoded by the coding sequence ATGAAAAAAATAAGTCTCATGGCGGCGATGATCTATTTGATCAGTATATCACTAAACTTTTTCCAAAATACTTACGCTGATACACACCCTGAAACCACGTACACAATGCCTGACATTATCGCATCTACCGATTTAAGTCAGGCAGATAACATTGAAAAAATACTGTCATCAGAAGAACTGAAAAGAGATTTGCGTGCATTTGCACGTTCTCTAACCCAGAGTGATATTGTGAAGCAAAGCCTGTTCAACAGAATAGCCTTGCTGTCTTTAAGGGATGAATTAGATCACATCAATGAAACGGTTACCCAATCTAACCTTGGTGTCGAATTTATTCACTATCAGTTGTTTCATCAAACGTGTTTGGCACTCAAGAACAAAACACGAACACAGCCAGCCTTCGCTGACGAAACGCAGGGGTTGCAGGGGTTAATAACACATCAATTTGAACGTCTCAGTGACGAGGAGTTTGTGCAGATGTCGTTGGCCCTTGGGTGGTCAGTGCCCAATGCTGAACGCTATGTGGTGAACGTATACAAGCAGCTTCAGGGTAAGGGTTTATTGTCACAAAGTGACATGATGAATATTGCGGTGAATACCCATTTGTATCATGTGCTGAATAGGGTGATCCCCGTTGCCAATAAAGTGATTAAGCAAGAGCAAGATAGGCGATTTATTATTCAACCTGACGTGTTGATAACCCTTGAAAATGACATCGAATTGTCGGCCACTATTGTCAGGCGCCGAGGCCAAAAAATGCCTAATACCACAGCGTTGCAATTCACTATTTATGCTGACGAAAAGGCGCATATAAAAACGGCCATGCACGCCGCTGCACATGGATACATTGGTATGGTAGCCAATTCACGGGGCAAGCGTTCAAGCAGTAATGCTATTGTTCCTTGGGAGCACGAAGGAGAAGATGCGGCCGCGCTTATTCATTGGATAACCAAGCAGCAGTGGAGCAATAAGAATGTGGTTATGTATGGCGGCAGCTACAATGGTTTTACGCAATGGGCAACGGCTAAGCATATGCCAAAAGGGCTGAAAGCAATGGCACCTTATGTGGCGGCAAATTTGATCACTGGCTTGCCTTATGAAAATAACATTGCCTTAACCGGAAATTTCCAATGGCCGCTATATGTAACCAATAATAAGACGGTAGACAATAGCGTTTATAACGATTGGCAGCGCACAAACGCGGTTATCTCTGAGTTATACACCAGCGGTCGGCCCATGGTAGATATCGATGACATAGCAAACAGGCCTAGCCCTTGGTTACAAAAATGGTTAGCACACCCAGAAGATGATGCCTTTTATCAGCGTATGGTTCCCCATCAGGAGGAATACAAAGCGATAGACGTCCCGGTATTAACCATTACTGGGTACTTTGAAGGGGGGCAAATTTCAGCCCTTAACTATTTAAATGAACACTATAAATACAATGACCAGGCCAACCACACGTTATTAATTGGCCCATATAACCATTGGTCGGCACAAAATAAACCCCGCTCGCATCATGGGAATTATAAGCTTGACCCTGTGGCACTTGAAAAAGACACGGAAGAAGTGGTTTTTGCGTGGTTTGATCACCTGTTGAAGGGAGCAAAAAAACCAACGTTAGTGCAAAGTAAGGTGAATTATCAAGTTATGGGGGCGAATGAATGGCGGTTTGCCGACTCGCTGCGTGAGTTGAATCAACACACGGTAAGCTTTTACATACAAAAAAACACGCCGAATAAGATGCAAACATATTCGCTAGGCCGCGTTGTGCCATTACGCTCGCAGCAATACATCGAACAGGTTATTGATTTAGCTGACAGAAGCGAGCAACGAAACCTGGCGCCTAGACAGGTTATTGGCAGCCGCATCGACAAGCAAGGTGGGATACAAATAGAAACCGACGTGTTCGAACAAGATATGGAATTAACCGGGGCTATCACAGGCTATTTCGATATTGAGGTTAATAAACACGATGTTGATATTGGTTTTAATTATTATGAAGTGACCAGAAATGGCGAAGTAATTCACCTCAATAATTATCGCAGTAGAGCGAGTTATGCCGACGATATGGGCAGCAGAAGGTTGCTTACTCCCCACAAAAAGCGGCGCGTTCCAATTGTGAATGCACGTTTTACGTCAAAGCTTATCGAAAAAGGCAGTAAACTCGTTTTGGTTTTAAATGTGAATAAGAATATGGACGCTCAGGTAAACTTAGGGACGGGGAAATCAGTCAATCACGAGGATATTTCACAAGCGGGTGAACCATTAACACTGAAATGGTATTTATCGTCACAAATCAATCTTCCCCTTAAGCCATGGGTGAAGAGCGAATAA
- a CDS encoding transposase, with product MFADSHQSDKLERLCRYIARPAISEQRLSMTNAGKVRYELKTPYKDGTTHVFFTPLDFIGKLVGLVPPPRLNLTRFYGVFAPNSNERAQVTASQRGKNSPKLAENVEGSDKPYHARSMSWAQRLKRVFNIDITVCEACDKTHVKIIACITQPNIIHKTLAYLDKQGSSFTANSTRASPF from the coding sequence GTGTTCGCCGATAGTCACCAATCAGACAAGCTAGAACGACTTTGCCGATATATTGCACGACCGGCCATCAGTGAGCAACGATTGAGTATGACGAATGCAGGTAAGGTGCGTTATGAACTCAAAACGCCCTACAAGGACGGCACCACCCACGTATTTTTCACTCCACTGGATTTTATAGGCAAACTAGTGGGACTCGTGCCACCGCCCAGACTCAACTTGACTCGCTTTTATGGCGTATTCGCGCCCAATAGCAATGAGCGTGCGCAGGTTACGGCTTCACAAAGAGGAAAGAACAGTCCGAAATTAGCCGAGAATGTAGAAGGTAGTGATAAGCCGTATCATGCAAGAAGCATGAGTTGGGCACAGAGACTCAAGCGAGTCTTTAATATAGATATTACTGTTTGTGAGGCGTGTGACAAGACCCATGTAAAGATTATTGCTTGCATTACACAGCCCAACATTATTCATAAAACATTAGCGTATTTGGATAAACAAGGCTCTTCTTTCACTGCCAATTCAACCAGAGCGTCACCTTTTTAA